In one Kitasatospora cineracea genomic region, the following are encoded:
- a CDS encoding VOC family protein — protein sequence MTLTWKLVVDSRDAAALAEFWAAALGYEVEDPTALIDGLLAAGRLPAAAVLEREGRKLFRGYSAVRHPEDPHDPVSGIGQGRRILFQDVPEAKQGKNRLHLDVHSGGELDTVVARLEGLGATRVEEQQQGPAGHWWVMRDPEGNEFCVA from the coding sequence ATGACGCTCACTTGGAAACTGGTCGTGGACAGCCGGGACGCCGCCGCACTCGCCGAGTTCTGGGCCGCCGCCCTCGGGTACGAGGTCGAGGACCCGACCGCACTGATCGACGGCCTGCTCGCCGCCGGCCGGCTCCCCGCCGCCGCGGTCCTGGAACGCGAGGGCCGCAAGCTGTTCCGCGGCTACTCGGCCGTCCGCCACCCCGAGGACCCGCACGACCCGGTGAGCGGCATCGGCCAGGGCCGCCGGATCCTCTTCCAGGACGTCCCCGAGGCCAAGCAGGGCAAGAACCGGCTGCACCTCGACGTCCACTCCGGCGGCGAACTCGACACCGTGGTCGCCCGGTTGGAGGGGCTCGGCGCCACCCGGGTCGAGGAGCAGCAGCAGGGCCCGGCCGGCCACTGGTGGGTGATGCGCGACCCCGAGGGCAACGAGTTCTGCGTCGCCTGA
- a CDS encoding undecaprenyl-diphosphate phosphatase, translating into MNWFHAAVLGLVQGLTEFLPVSSSAHLRVFSALAGWDDPGAAFTAVTQLGTESAVLIYFRKDIGAIIKAWTLSLFRAEWRRDQNAKLGWYVIIGTLPIGILGKLFQDTIETTLRDLRLIGTTLILFGVVLAVADRSRAVRNARSIESLNFRHALIYGAAQSLALIPGVSRSGGTISAGLFLGYSREAAARYSFLLAIPAVLASGGLELLKIGEGPAPAWGPTVLATLIAFAVGYAAIAWFLKYISHNSFTPFVVYRILLGITIIALVTAGTLAPDAGAVH; encoded by the coding sequence ATCAACTGGTTCCACGCGGCCGTGCTCGGCCTGGTGCAGGGGCTGACCGAGTTCCTGCCGGTCTCCTCCAGCGCCCACCTGCGGGTCTTCTCCGCCCTGGCCGGCTGGGACGACCCGGGCGCGGCGTTCACCGCGGTGACGCAGCTGGGCACCGAGTCCGCGGTGCTGATCTACTTCCGCAAGGACATCGGCGCGATCATCAAGGCGTGGACGCTGTCGCTGTTCCGGGCCGAGTGGCGGCGCGACCAGAACGCGAAGCTCGGCTGGTACGTGATCATCGGCACGCTGCCGATCGGCATCCTCGGCAAGCTGTTCCAGGACACCATCGAGACCACCCTGCGCGACCTGCGGCTGATCGGCACCACGCTGATCCTGTTCGGCGTGGTCCTGGCCGTCGCCGACCGCTCCCGAGCCGTCCGCAACGCCCGCAGCATCGAGTCGCTGAACTTCAGGCACGCCCTGATCTACGGCGCCGCCCAGTCACTCGCCCTGATCCCGGGCGTCTCCCGCTCCGGCGGCACGATCAGCGCGGGCCTGTTCCTCGGCTACAGCCGGGAGGCGGCCGCCCGCTACTCCTTCCTGCTCGCCATCCCCGCCGTGCTGGCCTCCGGCGGCCTCGAACTGCTCAAGATCGGCGAGGGCCCGGCGCCCGCCTGGGGGCCGACGGTCCTGGCCACCCTGATCGCCTTCGCGGTCGGCTACGCGGCGATCGCCTGGTTCCTGAAGTACATCTCGCACAACAGCTTCACGCCGTTCGTGGTCTACCGGATCCTGCTCGGCATCACCATCATCGCGCTGGTCACCGCGGGCACCCTGGCCCCGGACGCGGGCGCCGTGCACTGA
- a CDS encoding GNAT family N-acetyltransferase: MSTPPPMSTPPPHLRLRTERLALRRLTPADLPAVTALCGDPEVMRYIDDGRPVPPARVADELLPGLLREYAELPDGLGCWALEADGRFLGWAALHPPASVGLDPADGLELGYRLLPAARGHGYATEAAAALVRAAFEELRAERVVATTMAVNTASRRVLERAGLRHVRTFHVDWPDPIPGSEHGDVVYALTHAEWATTTP; the protein is encoded by the coding sequence ATGAGCACCCCTCCCCCGATGAGCACTCCTCCCCCGCACCTGCGCCTGCGCACCGAACGGCTCGCCCTGCGCCGTCTCACCCCCGCCGACCTGCCCGCCGTCACCGCCCTGTGCGGCGACCCGGAGGTGATGCGGTACATCGACGACGGCCGCCCCGTCCCGCCCGCCCGGGTCGCGGACGAGCTGCTGCCCGGCCTGCTGCGCGAGTACGCCGAACTGCCGGACGGGCTGGGCTGCTGGGCGCTGGAGGCGGACGGGCGCTTCCTCGGCTGGGCGGCGCTGCACCCGCCGGCCTCGGTCGGCCTGGACCCGGCGGACGGCCTGGAGCTGGGCTACCGCCTGCTGCCCGCCGCCCGGGGCCACGGGTACGCGACCGAGGCGGCGGCCGCCCTGGTCCGCGCCGCGTTCGAGGAGCTGCGGGCCGAGCGGGTGGTGGCCACCACCATGGCGGTGAACACGGCCTCCCGGCGCGTCCTGGAGCGGGCCGGACTGCGCCACGTCCGGACGTTCCACGTCGACTGGCCGGACCCGATCCCGGGCAGCGAGCACGGCGACGTGGTGTACGCGCTGACCCACGCCGAGTGGGCCACCACCACGCCCTGA
- a CDS encoding EamA family transporter: MIALLLALGSSLAYGCADFLGGLGARRAHVLRTVLVAAPASLAVELLLWPLLGARFEAGAVGWGAASGVASAAAFALLYRTLAIGPMNVLSPVTALISAMLPVAVGLLQGEHLGAAGLLGLPLALVAVVLVSAGTADGRARVTRPALLLAFGAGAAIAVQLVCLHQAPSGSGVAPLIVGRAVTSALTVTATALWRRRLGPERPAYGLAAAAGVLDSAAGVLFLLAARSGDLAVVAVVTALYPAGTVLLARAVLAERIHRGQLAGLGTAALAVGLLALT; the protein is encoded by the coding sequence ATGATCGCCCTGCTGCTCGCCCTCGGCAGCTCCCTCGCCTACGGCTGCGCCGACTTCCTCGGCGGCCTCGGCGCCCGCCGCGCGCACGTGCTGCGCACCGTGCTGGTCGCCGCGCCCGCCAGCCTGGCCGTCGAGCTGCTGCTCTGGCCGCTGCTCGGCGCGCGGTTCGAGGCCGGGGCGGTCGGCTGGGGCGCGGCCTCCGGGGTGGCCTCGGCGGCGGCGTTCGCGCTGCTGTACCGGACGCTGGCGATCGGCCCGATGAACGTGCTGTCGCCCGTGACGGCGCTGATCTCCGCGATGCTGCCGGTGGCCGTCGGCCTGCTGCAGGGCGAACACCTGGGCGCCGCCGGGCTGCTGGGCCTGCCGCTGGCGCTGGTCGCGGTGGTGCTGGTGAGCGCCGGGACGGCCGACGGCCGGGCCCGGGTGACGCGGCCCGCGCTGCTGCTGGCGTTCGGCGCGGGCGCCGCGATCGCCGTCCAGCTGGTCTGCCTGCACCAGGCCCCGTCCGGCAGCGGCGTCGCCCCGCTGATCGTCGGCCGGGCCGTCACCTCCGCGCTCACCGTCACCGCCACCGCCCTGTGGCGCCGCCGCCTCGGCCCCGAGCGCCCCGCGTACGGCCTGGCGGCCGCCGCCGGGGTGCTCGACTCGGCCGCCGGGGTGCTCTTCCTGCTGGCCGCCCGCAGCGGCGACCTGGCGGTGGTCGCGGTGGTCACCGCGCTCTACCCGGCCGGCACGGTGCTGCTGGCTCGCGCCGTCCTGGCCGAACGCATCCACCGCGGCCAGCTCGCCGGCCTCGGCACGGCCGCCCTCGCGGTCGGCCTGCTGGCCCTGACCTGA
- a CDS encoding B3/B4 domain-containing protein yields MTVPHLHPDVAAAFPAARIAVLTARGVRGTEPWPATAAALARLEARTAEGAWRPADEHDPRIAAWHAAYRAFGTNPRRIRPSVDALGRRLAKQGALPRINPAVDSYNAVSVRHALPAGAFDLAAVDGPVEIRFADGGEHFTPLGEPDTVEHPEPGEVVYADAAGVLTRHWNHRDAHRTRVTEHATDVLFVLETMDGAELAEAAGELQALLAPHSADVAVRYLG; encoded by the coding sequence TTGACCGTCCCGCACCTGCACCCCGACGTCGCCGCGGCCTTCCCCGCCGCCCGGATCGCCGTCCTCACCGCCCGCGGCGTCCGCGGCACCGAACCGTGGCCCGCCACCGCCGCCGCGCTCGCCCGGCTGGAGGCCCGCACCGCCGAGGGCGCGTGGCGCCCCGCCGACGAGCACGACCCGCGGATCGCCGCCTGGCACGCCGCCTACCGCGCCTTCGGCACCAACCCGCGCCGGATCCGCCCCAGCGTGGACGCGCTCGGCCGCCGTCTCGCCAAGCAGGGCGCGCTGCCCCGGATCAACCCCGCCGTCGACTCCTACAACGCGGTCTCCGTCCGGCACGCCCTCCCCGCCGGGGCGTTCGACCTGGCGGCGGTCGACGGCCCCGTCGAGATCCGGTTCGCCGACGGCGGCGAGCACTTCACCCCGCTCGGCGAGCCGGACACCGTCGAGCACCCCGAGCCCGGCGAGGTGGTCTACGCCGACGCGGCGGGCGTCCTCACCCGCCACTGGAACCACCGCGACGCCCACCGCACCCGCGTCACCGAGCACGCCACCGACGTGCTGTTCGTGCTGGAGACCATGGACGGCGCCGAACTCGCCGAAGCAGCAGGCGAGTTGCAGGCCCTGCTGGCACCGCACAGCGCCGACGTGGCAGTGCGGTACCTGGGCTGA
- a CDS encoding DNA gyrase subunit B, with protein MSEYDAAHIQVLEWPEAVRKRPAMYIGSTGERGLHHMAQEVLGAAANEVLSGRASRVEVALTADGGVRVSHDGVQQADLARALTVLPTCWDGPTRRRLLAWATSCLAVVNALSVRLVAEEHRGGVTHRQEYVRGRLLAPPAVVGPTARTGTTVAFHPDPEVFGTTAFDAGALVDHLRELALLNRALDFTLTDERTTPHRTERLHHPAGLADFTTRLGGDPAATLTVEATDERMGGTLDLALSWTGGGGLHGYANSRRTDEQHSTHLLGFRDGLAAALGRSELPAGLTAVASVKLDAPEFNGATRRRLDNGAVRTCVAAAVRHAVESWRAGRD; from the coding sequence GTGAGCGAGTACGACGCTGCGCACATCCAGGTGCTGGAGTGGCCGGAAGCCGTCCGGAAGCGGCCCGCCATGTACATCGGCTCGACCGGGGAGCGCGGCCTGCACCACATGGCGCAGGAGGTGCTGGGGGCCGCCGCGAACGAGGTGCTGTCCGGCCGCGCGAGCCGCGTCGAGGTCGCGCTGACGGCCGACGGCGGCGTGCGGGTGAGTCACGACGGCGTCCAGCAGGCCGACCTGGCCCGCGCGTTGACCGTCCTGCCGACCTGCTGGGACGGCCCCACCAGACGGAGGCTCCTGGCCTGGGCCACTTCCTGCCTTGCCGTGGTCAACGCGCTCTCCGTCCGGCTGGTCGCGGAGGAGCACCGGGGCGGCGTGACGCACCGTCAGGAGTACGTTCGCGGCCGGCTGCTCGCCCCGCCCGCCGTGGTCGGCCCCACCGCTCGCACCGGCACCACGGTCGCCTTCCACCCGGACCCGGAGGTTTTCGGGACGACGGCGTTCGACGCCGGTGCGCTGGTCGACCACCTGCGCGAACTCGCCCTGCTGAACCGCGCCCTGGACTTCACCCTCACCGACGAGCGCACCACCCCGCACCGCACCGAGCGCCTGCACCACCCCGCCGGCCTGGCCGACTTCACCACCCGCCTCGGCGGCGACCCCGCCGCCACCCTCACCGTCGAGGCCACCGACGAGCGGATGGGCGGCACCCTCGACCTCGCCCTCAGCTGGACCGGTGGCGGCGGCCTCCACGGCTACGCCAACAGCCGCCGCACGGACGAGCAGCACAGCACCCACCTCCTGGGCTTCCGGGACGGCCTGGCCGCCGCTCTGGGCCGGTCCGAGCTGCCCGCCGGGCTGACGGCCGTCGCCTCGGTGAAGCTCGACGCCCCGGAGTTCAACGGCGCCACCCGCCGCCGACTCGACAACGGCGCCGTCCGCACCTGTGTCGCAGCGGCCGTCCGGCACGCGGTGGAGTCCTGGCGCGCCGGGCGGGACTGA
- a CDS encoding LamB/YcsF family protein, with the protein MADAVIDLNADLGEGFGRWSLTDDDALLSVVTSANVACGFHAGDPSTMRRVCSLAAERGVRIGAQVSYRDLAGFGRRAMDVPPEELADEIAYQIGALQVFARAAGSRVSYVKPHGALYNRVVQDNEQAEAVVSGVLRAGAVCDGPLPLLGLPGSRLLAVAEGVGLPVVTEAFADRAYTWAGTLVPRREPNAVVHDPEAVIARAVGIARDGTATAVGGEPITVRARSLCVHGDTPGAAQLAWRIRGALASAGVRVEAFT; encoded by the coding sequence GTGGCCGACGCGGTGATCGACCTCAATGCGGACCTCGGCGAGGGCTTCGGACGCTGGAGCCTGACCGACGACGACGCCCTGCTCTCGGTGGTCACCAGCGCCAACGTCGCCTGCGGCTTCCACGCCGGCGACCCGTCCACGATGCGCCGGGTCTGCTCGCTGGCGGCCGAGCGCGGGGTGCGGATCGGCGCCCAGGTCTCCTACCGCGACCTCGCCGGGTTCGGCCGCCGCGCCATGGACGTCCCGCCGGAGGAACTCGCCGACGAGATCGCCTACCAGATCGGCGCGCTCCAGGTGTTCGCCCGGGCGGCCGGCTCCCGGGTCTCCTACGTCAAGCCGCACGGCGCGCTCTACAACCGGGTGGTGCAGGACAACGAGCAGGCGGAGGCGGTGGTCTCGGGCGTGCTGCGGGCCGGCGCGGTCTGCGACGGCCCGCTGCCGCTGCTCGGCCTGCCCGGCTCCCGGCTGCTCGCGGTCGCCGAGGGCGTCGGACTGCCCGTGGTCACCGAGGCGTTCGCCGACCGCGCCTACACCTGGGCCGGCACCCTCGTCCCGCGCCGCGAACCGAACGCCGTCGTGCACGACCCCGAGGCGGTCATCGCCCGCGCCGTCGGCATCGCCCGGGACGGCACCGCCACCGCCGTCGGCGGCGAGCCCATCACCGTCCGGGCCCGATCCCTCTGCGTCCACGGCGACACCCCCGGCGCCGCCCAACTCGCCTGGCGCATCCGCGGCGCCCTCGCCTCCGCGGGCGTCCGCGTCGAAGCCTTCACCTGA
- a CDS encoding MarR family winged helix-turn-helix transcriptional regulator produces MRRDKELALIEREMMLLARHQVLATARTNGGPDALERSAYTLLSRIETEGPLTIGQLAEAFGLDTSTVNRQSAAMLRAGLVDRIPDPDGGVARKLRITEEGLRRLRQDRDWSIQGLSRVVTDWTAADLADFAEVLERFNRDIERIQGRPWPRG; encoded by the coding sequence ATGCGGCGCGACAAGGAACTCGCCCTGATCGAACGGGAAATGATGCTGCTCGCCCGCCATCAGGTGCTCGCCACCGCCCGCACCAACGGCGGCCCCGACGCCCTGGAGCGCAGCGCCTACACCCTGCTCAGCCGGATCGAGACCGAGGGCCCGCTCACCATCGGCCAACTCGCCGAGGCGTTCGGGCTGGACACCTCCACCGTCAACCGGCAGAGCGCCGCGATGCTCCGGGCCGGACTGGTCGACCGCATCCCCGACCCGGACGGCGGGGTGGCCCGCAAGCTGCGGATCACCGAGGAGGGCCTGCGCCGCCTGCGCCAGGACCGCGACTGGTCGATCCAGGGCCTGTCCCGGGTGGTCACCGACTGGACCGCCGCGGACCTGGCCGACTTCGCCGAGGTGCTCGAACGCTTCAACCGCGACATCGAACGCATCCAGGGCCGCCCCTGGCCGCGCGGCTGA